The sequence below is a genomic window from Betaproteobacteria bacterium.
CCCCACAATCCCCGTGACGCCTGCCCGGGCGGGCGCTGCCCTCCTCCATCGCCGCCGCCCCCGGCCACACCGCCTCCCTCCCCCTCCGGTGGCCGCTACGCCCCCTCGGCCGACCCACCGCGCAAGAATTGCCAGCCGGTGGGCGGGACCATCCGCTGCGATTGAAGACGCTCTGTGGGGCCGGGGTGGCGGCCGCTCAGCACCCCGCGCTCAGCCCCCTCTCGCCCGCGCCTGCCGGGCCGCCGCCAGAAAGTCCAGCATGATGGGGCCGCTGTCGAGGAGATCCGGGCTGTCCCGGTGGAATTCCGGGTGCCATTGGAAACCCGCCACGTAGCCGGCCCCCTTCCAGCGGATGGCCTCGATGATGCCGTCGCCGGACTGCGCTTCCACCAGCAGATCGTTGCCCAGGCGGTCGATGGCCTGGTGGTGGATGCTGATGACCCGGCCGTGGAAGCGTCCGGGGTAGATTTCGGCCAGTCGCGTGTCGGGGATGAGGACGACCTCGTGCTGGTGGGCGTCGTAGAGCACCGGCTCCACATGGCGGGCGGCCTGCGGGCGCTGGGTGGCGATGTCCTGCACCAGGGTGCCGCCCAGGGCAACGTTGATGAGCTGATGGCCGCGGCAGATACCCAGCACCGGCTTGCCCTGGATGACGAATTCCCAGAACAGCTCGATCTCGTAGCGGTCGCGGACGCGGTCGCCGTGCCAATCGGCCCGTAGCGGCGCCATGCCGTAGCTCTCCGGCGCCATGTCGGCGCCGCCCTGGAGGATGAGGGCGTCCAGTTCCTGCACGTAGCTGCTGACCGAAATCGAGCGCCGCTGCACCCCGCCGCCGGCCTCGATGGTGGGCACCATAAAGGCCAGCGCCCCGTGGGCCATCACCCAATGGGCGATGGACTGCTCCAGGTATTGCAGGGTCTTGCCCGGGAAATTCAGCTCCCGCGGCGGTTCGTGCATGAGGCGGGCGGAAAGCCCGATGCGCAGGGGGCGGCCGTCGCCGGGTGTCATGTTCAGCGCCTGTAACGTGTCGGGGCGAACAGGGTGTTCACAGGCTCCCGGCCCAGCGCAGGCACTGCTGGCGCACCAGTTCCGGCAACAAGGGATCGGCGGCGTGGCGCTCCCGCAGCCAGCGGGCGTCGTTGCGCCGGGCCCGGGCGTCCGATGCCAGTTCGGCGATGGCGGCGTCGCAACCCAGTTCCACGGCATGGTGGCCGATACGGGCGATGAGCCGCGCCGCCTCGTCCCCCAGGGAAAGCTGCTCGCCGCTGGCCGGGTCCACCCAGACACCGTCCAGCCCGAAGCGGCAGGCCTGGAAGCGGTTGAAGGTATAGACCAGATAGTCGTCTTCCACCGGGCGGAAGGGCTTTTCGATCATCAGCCAGCGGGCCAGGGTCTGGATCAGCGCTGCCAACTGGGCGGCGCGGGTGATGCTGAGGGGCGTATCCATGACGCGGACCTCGATGGTGCCGAATTCCGGCTTGGGACGGATATCCCAGTAGAAATCCTTCATGCTCTCGACGACGCCGGTCCTGGCCATCTTGCCGAAGTATTCCTGGAACTCCGCCCAGGTCAGGGTGAAGGGCGCCCGGCCGGCCAGGGGAAAGGCGAAGATGGAATTGAGCCGCGCCGAATCGAAACCCGTGTCGGCATCCTGCACGTAGGGCGAGGAAGCCGACAAAGCGATCAGATGCGGCATGAAGCGCGACAGGCCGTGCAAAAGGAGCAACGCCTCGTCCGGCCCCGGACAGCCGATATGCACGTGCTGGCCGAAGACGGTGAATTGCTTGGCCAGGTAGCCATAGAGGTCGTTCAAGTGCTTGTAGCGGGCGCCTTCCGAAATGCGCCGCTCGCTCCAGTGCTGGAAGGGATGGGCACCGCCGCCGCAGAGGCCGATGTCGAGCTGCCGCGCCCCCCGCAGCAGGCCGTCGCGCAGGCCCGTCAGTTGCTCCAGGGCCTCGGCGTGATTGCGGCAGATGCCGGTGGCCACCTCGATCATGCTGTCGGTGATTTCCAGCTTCACGTCGCCGGCGAACTTCTGCTGTTCCAGCACCCGCAACAGGTCGTGGGCGGCGGGTACCAGGTCGTAGTCGTAGGTGCTGACGAGCTGGAGTTCCAGCTCGACCCCCAGGGTCAGGCAGCGGGAAGGGGCGAAGGGCTCAAGCATGCTGGCCTCCCGTTCCGTTGAATGTGGCTTCGCGGCAGGCCTTCAGCGCCCATTGCGTCAGCAGGGGGCCGACGATCTCCATCACCGTGATGGCGCCGGCCAGGGCCGAGGCCACCCGCGTGCCGAACTCCGGAAATGCCGCGTGCAGGCTGGCGGTGAGGAGAAAGGCGACTCCGGACATGGGCAGCAGCGCCACTCCCAGGGCGGCCGATTGGCGCAGGGATAGGCCGGAACGCCGCCCCAGCAGCACGGCGGCGCCAATCTTGGCCCCCGCCCGCAGTACCAGCAGCACCAAGGCGGCGACGCCCCCGGCTGCGATCAGGCGCCAGTCCACAGCCATGCCGTTCACCACGAAGAGCAGCACCACCAGCGCGCCACCGGCGGTGCCAAAATGGCGCGGCCACAGGCGCGGCCGGGCATCCCGGGTACGCAGGACGATCCCGGCCAAGAGGGGCACCAGCAGCGGCGAGGCGCCCAGCAAGTGGACCAGGGCCAAAGTGAGAAAGAGCAGCCCCAGCAGCAGCAGGGCACCGTTCTCGTCGCGCAGATCCAGCTTGCGCTGGGCGAGGCCGACGGCAAACGCCAGCACCAGGGCGAGAACGAAGGAGGTGGCGAAGGTGGCCAGGGGAAGCTGGGCGGCGTCCCATGGGTCACCCGTCTTCATGCCTTGCAGGACGCCCAGCAGGATATGGATCGTCACCACCGCATAGACCGTGCTCAGTGCCGAAAGCAGCAGCAGGCGCTCCGTAACCTGGCCCCGGGCGTTGAGTTCGGCGGTGACACGCATGATCACGGCAGGGGAGCTCACCATGCACACCGTCGCCACCGCCACGGAACTGCCCACACCGAGGCCGAGGGAGGCGCCTACGGCATAAACGGCGACGAAGGTGAGCCCAGCCTCGGCCAGGCTGGTCGCCACCAGCCAGGGATTGGCCAGGAGCCAGCGGGGGTTGATGCGGCTGCCCAGTTCGAAAAGCAGCACCGCCAGGGCGACTTCCATGGCCCGGTGAAAGACGCCCGACAGGCGCAGGCCGCTGGTATCGAAGCTGGCCGCGGAGGCAAAGAGCCCCACCAGGGTATAACCGACGATGCGCGGCCAGCGCAGATAACGGAAGACCGCCTCGCCCGCCAGGGGCGCCACCACCAGCAACAAGGCCACCCAGAAACTGTTGTCCAGGCGAAAGGGCCAGCCCGGAAGCAGCGAAAGAAGCGTCGCGAGATCGAAACTCATTCTGTCTCCTGAAAAAGACCACAGGCCGCGGGTGCGGCGGCGAGGAAAGGCAGAAAGACCGGCTCATGGGATCGAGCCGGAGGAACCTGGCGGAATGGTTTCGACCAGCTAGTGGGGGTTTGTTTGGGGCCGGTCGAAGGGCTGCCCGGGTCTGGTGCCCGGGGCGAGGAACATTATGGTCAAAAGCCCGCTGGACGGGCGTAACGGGATGTTACCGGGTCCCGCCGGGTCGGCCGTGCCACGGCCCCCTGCGGACAGGCCGGGAACTCTTCCGGCGACTTAAACCGACATGCCCAGAGGCAGCACGGCCTCCGGGTTGCCCACCAGGCGCTCGATCACCGAGCGGACCCGTCCCATGGCCTCCTGAAGCACATGCTCCAGGCTTTCGAAATGGATGCCGTGGGCACTGCTGCCGCGCCCGGCCGCGTGGTTGGCCACCACGTTGATGGCCGCGTAGGGCAGGCCGAGTTCCCTTGCCAGGACGGCCTCGGGCATACCCGTCATGCCCACCACGTGGGCGCCGTCCCGTTCCAGACGGTCGATTTCCGCCGCGGTTTCCAGGCGGGGGCCCTGGGTCGCCGCGTAAACCGCACCGTCCTTGATCTCCACTCCCACCGCAGCGGCCGCCGCGGCAATCCCCAAGCGCAGGATCTCGTCGTAGGGTTCGGTGAAATCGACATGGGTCACCGGCGACCCGACGCCGTCGAAGAAGGTCGCCTTGCGCCCCCAGGTGTAGTCGAGAATCTGGTGCGGCAGGACGATGTCCCCCGGACCGAGGTCGGCGCGGATCCCCCCCACTGAAGCCACCGAAATCACCCCCTTGGCCCCCTGCTCTTTCAGCGCCCAAAGGTTCGCCCGGTAATTGACGTTGTGGGGCGGAATGGTGTGCCCGTAGCCGTGGCGCGGCAGGAATAGCGCCGGCTGGCCGCCGATGCGTCCGAATACCAGGGCGCCGGAAGGCTCGCCATAGGGCGTGCGCACCACCTCGCGGTGGGAAACGTCCAGACTGGAAAGCGTCGTCAAGCCGCTTCCGCCGATGATTGCCAACATGGAAATTCCTTTCTGGTACTGGATGGCCTTCCCGAGCTACGCGCAGCGCGTGGCCAGGAGGGAGGCCAAAGTGGGGACCACGCTCTTCAGGGCTGGATGCGAACGCCGAATTTCGGCCAGATCGACCACGTTGCCCTCCAGCTTGCGATAGCGCGCGTTCTGCCGCTCGGCGGTGAAGGGAAGGTCGGCCAGGGTCTTGCCCAAGTGGTAGCGCACCAGGGTATCGCGGCCGATATCCTTGGCCTGCCAGGGAATCGCCGTCCGATCGACGAAATGCAGGGACTGAATGCTCGGCGAGGCCGCCGCCAACTCCGCCACCGCCCGATGGACCCTCTCCCGATAGGCCGCCACCGCCTGACCGGCATCGCTGGGCAGGGCGCCGGTGGTCTCGGCAGGCGCGCCCATCAACCAGCACACCACGGTATCGGGGGCAAATTCGCCCAGGGCGGCCTGCAAGGCGGCGTCCGGCGCCACCACATCCCCCACCAGTAAACGCACTGCGGCCTCCGGCGGGAGCTTGTCCCGGGCGCGCTCAAGGCACTCGGGCAGGCTATCCACCGCCAGTACCTGGAGGCCCCGCCGGGCCAGGGCGACGGTTCCGAAGCCCACCCCGCAGCCCACCTCGAGCACCCGCCGGCCGGGCACCAGGGACGCCATCCACTCGTAATCGCCGCGGCGAACATAGCCCTCGCCCTCGCTCTCCCAGTAGGCGAGAAAATCCGTCACCGTCGCACCGCTCATGCCCTACTCCCCTTTCACGGCGTAGATCGCCGGCAAATGCCGCCAGGCGCCCCGCACGTCCATGCCAAAGCCGAAGACGAAGCGGTCGGGCACCGGCAGGCCCACGAAATCCGCCTGCACCGGCTTGGCGTGGCCATTCTGCTTATCGACGAAGACCGCCGTCAGCACCTCGGCGGCCCCCTGGCCGCGCAGACTGTCCTTGACCGCCGCCAGGGTCACGCCTTCGTCGAGAATGTCATCCACCACCAGGACGGTGCGACCCTTGACCGAGGTCCACGGCGCGACGCGCCATGAGAGCTTGCCGCCCTGGGTGTCCGGGCCATAGCGGGTGACGTGCAGGTAGTCGAAATCAAGGGGGAAATCGAGTTGCGGCAGCATCTGGCCGGCGAACATCAGGCCGCCCGTCATGACGCACAGGATGAGGGGGTACTTGTCGGCCAGGGCCGCCTGCACCTCGCCCGCCACCCGCGTCACCGCCTCCCGCACCACCTCCGGCCCGTGGATGAGGTCGGCGGCGGCAAGAATGTCCTGGGCTTCGTGGCGCTCCATCAGGCGCCCTCCCTTCCCCGGAGGTAGGCCGTAAACGCCTCGCCCACTTCGGGGTGGCGCTGGCCGAAGACGACGGTGGCCTGGAGGTAGCCGAGCTTGGAGCCGCAGTCGTAGCGCGTGCCCGCGTAACGGTAGGCGAGCACCTGTTCTTCTTCGAGGAGCTTGGCGATGCCGTCGGTGAGCTGGATTTCGCCGCCTGAACCTTTGCCGATGCGCTCCAGATGGTGAAAGATGCGCGGTGTGAGGATGTAGCGCCCCACCACCCCCAGGGTGGAAGGCGCCACCTCGGGTTTGGGCTTTTCGACGATGGCCTCGATGCGCTCCAGCCGCTCGGCCACCGGCGCCGCCTTGACGATGCCGTAGCTCCCGGTCTCGGCCAGGGGCACGTCCTGCACGCCGATGACGGAGCAGCGATAGTAGTCGTAGGTATCGGTCATCTGGCGCAGCACCGGCGGCTCGCCGTCGAGGAGATCGTCGGCCAGCAGCACGGCGAAGGGCTCGTCGCCGATCACCGGCCGGGCGCACAGCACGGCATGCCCCAGGCCGAGAGGCTCCGCCTGGCGGATGTAGATGCAGTTGATGTCGCGGGGAATCATGCGGCGCACGAAGTCGAGCATTTCGTTCTTGCCCCGGCTGGCCAGCTCGGTCTCCAACTCGTAGGCCTTGTCGAAATGATCCTCGATGGCCCGCTTGGAACGGCCGGTGACGAAAATCATGTCGGTCACTCCGGCAGCCACGGCCTCCTCCACCGCGTACTGGATGAGCGGCTTGTCGACAATGGGCAGCATTTCCTTGGGACTGGCCTTGGTGGCAGGAAGGAAACGGGTTCCCAGGCCCGCCACGGGGAAAACGGCTTTCCTAACTTTTTTCATTAACATTCCGCTTCAAGCAATTGAATAATTGGGGTAACAATAAACAAAACACCCCGGTCAGTGGCTAGCGCCAAGCATAGCAAGCAATTCCGTCTCCGTAATGACGGGAATGCCAAGTTCCCTCGCCTTGTCGAGCTTGGACCCGGCCTCTTCGCCCGCCACGACATGATCCGTCTTGCGCGACACCGACCCGGCCACCTTGCCGCCCGCAGCTTCGATCCTATCCCGGGCCTGGTCCCGCGTCAGCGTGGGCAGGGTGCCGGTAAGAACCAGGGTCTTGCCCGCCAGGACCCCGGCCGCGGCGTCGGCATCGGGCAGCAGGGCAAGGAGTTCCTGCCGCAGGGCCGCCAGCCGGGGCAGCAGGTCCCGCTGGACTGGGTCGTCCAGCCAGAGGCGCAGTTCGCCGGCCACTTCCGGGGGCAGATCCAGCGCTGCGACGCCTTCGCCCCCCAATGCGGCGAGGTCTTCCCCCCGGGGCACCCGCTCGGCCAGTTGCCGCGCCCGCAGGGGGGTCAGGCGCGGGATATCCAGGGCGGCGTAGAGTTCGGCCCAGCCCAGGCGCTCCCGCAGGCCGGCCACGGGGGCGTGCTCGTCGACGGGGGTAACCCCCGCGGCGAGAAGCGCATCCAGGGCCTCGGTGTTGCGGGCTTCCGCGAAGAAGTCCGCGATGGCCGCCGCCACGGTAGCCCCGATGTCGGGCAAGGCGGCCAGGAGTGGCGCCGGCGCCCGGCGCACCCGGTCCAGACTGCCCAGCCAGTCGGCCAGGGTCTTGGCGGTGGATTCCCCCACATGGCGGATGCCCAGGGCGAAGAGCAGGCGCGCCAGGCGCGGCGCCTTGCTGGCGGCAATGGCCGCAAGAAGGTTTTCCGCCCAGCGGGTGGCCACCGGTCCGCCACGGGACGCTTCGGCCCCCCCCCCGCCATCGCGCTCGTCGGCGAGGCGCTTCATGGCCAGCAGATCGTCCAGGTCCAGGTGGTAGAGGTCGGCGATGCCGCGGATGAAGTCGAATTCCACCAGCCGCTCGACGTAGCGCTCCCCCAGACCGTCGATGTCCATCATGCGCCGCCCGGCGAAGTGCAGAATGGCCTGCACCCGCTGGGCGCGGCAGGCAAAGCCGCCGGAGCAGCGGGCCACGGCCTCCCCCGCTTCCCGCACCACGTGGGCACCGCACACCGGGCAGGCGGCGGGCATGGAGAAGGGCTGCACCCCGGGAGGGCGCCGCTCGGCCAGGACCGCCACCACTTCGGGAATCACGTCCCCCGCCCGGCGCACGACCACGGTGTCGCCGACGCCCACCCCGCCCTTTCTGGCGATCTCGTCCTCGTTGTGCAGGGTGGCGTTGGTGACCGTGACGCCGCCCACGAAGACCGGCTCCAGCCGGGCCACCGGGGTCAGTGCCCCCGTACGCCCCACCTGGACGTCGATACCGGTGACGCGGGTCAAGGCCTCCTCCGGCGGGTACTTGTGGGCCACCGCCCAGCGCGGCTCCCGGGATCGGAAACCCAGGACTTCCTGCAAATCCAGCCGATCGACCTTGTACACCACGCCGTCGATGTCGAAGGGCAGGTCCGGACGCAGGCGCCCCATGGCGGCGTGGAAGGCAGCCAGTTCCTGCGGACCCCGCGCCACGGCGCGATGCGCACAGACCGGCAGACCGAATGCGGCCAGCGCGTCCAGGAGGGCGCCATGGGTAGCGGGCAGGCTCCAGCCGGAGACGGCACCCAGGCCGTAGGCGAAAAAGCTCAGCGGACGACTCGCCGCCACGGCGGGATCGAGTTGCCGCACACTGCCGGCCGCCCCGTTGCGGGGATTGACCAGGGTTTTTTCGCCCCGCTGGGCGGCACCCTGGTTGTAGCGCTCCAGGTCGTCACGGCGCATATACACCTCGCCGCGCACTTCGAGCAGCGCTGGCGCCCGACCGGCCAGGCGCAGGGGGATCTGGCGCAGCGTACGCAGATTCTGCGTCACGTCCTCGCCGGTGGTCCCGTCGCCCCGGGTCGCCCCCTGCACCAGCACGCCGTTTTCGTAGCGCAGGCTCACGGCCAGGCCGTCGAACTTGAGTTCGGCCGAGTAGTCCAGGGGGGGATCGCCCTCCCCCAGCCCAAGTTCCCGCCGCACCCGGGCGTCGAACTGATAGGCACCCCGGGCCTCGGTATCGGTTTCGGTCTGGATCGACAGCATGGGGACGGCATGGACCACCGGGGCGAAGGCGGCCAGGGGCTTTCCCCCCACCCGCCGGGTGGGCGAATCGGCCACGGCAAGCTCGGGGAAGGCGGCTTCCAGCGCTTCCAGCTCCCCATACAGGCGGTCGTACTCCGCATCCGGCACCAGGGGCGCGTCGAGGACGTAGTAGGCGTGGGCGTAGCGTTCCAGTTCACGCCGCAAGGCGCTGGCCCTTTCGGCCTGGGCCACGGAGGCCATGCCCAGCATCGCCGAAATCAGGAAAACAGCCGCAGGGCCTGGCTTCCCCCGGCCGGCAGGCCGTAGGCCGCCATGGCCGCCTGGGGCTTGGCCACGAATTCGCGCCGGATGTGGTCGATCTGGGCCTCGCTCAGGGGCTGCCGGTTGTCGTCGACCACGATGCCGTGCAAGGTCTCGGCGAATCGGCGCGCCAATTCGACCATCTGGTAGAAAACGCGCTCGCCGTGGTCGACCCGCGGCACGTCGAGGACGAAGGTCAGGCCATGGGTGCTGAGGGAACGGATTTCCTCCGGCGAAAACAGGGTGCTCTCCAGATTCTGCAAGCGAAACTGCACCCGCCCTTCGTCGTCGTAACGGGTGAACAGGCCGTCTTCGCCCAGGGTCATGCCGGCGGCCTCGGCCAGGGCGCGAATCTTGGTGCCCGAGAAGGGAGCGCCCTGGGCCACCAGATTGACGCCGATTTCCAGATCCACTTCGGCGCAGAAGCGGTCCAGTTCGGCGGCCTGGACGAGGACGCGGCTGGGCGGCATGTCGGCGACAGCCATCAGATCATCGGCCAGGGCCTGCATGGCACCCGTGAATACCGCTAGGTCGCCGTCCCGCACGGGTCCGCGTCGATCCGCCATTTGCAGGCCGATGCGCAGGCGGCGGTAGCTCAGTCCACCGTCGGGAACGATGCGCTCCCACTCCCGGCTGCGCTCATTGAATCCGATCCAATGCACGGCTTTGGCGATGCGCTCCAGGGCAGCCCCTTGGGAAGCGACGATCTGATGGGCTGGAACCGCCTCGACCAGTTCGAGGGTGACGATGAATTCCAGCCGCGGATCGAGCAGGGCCAAGGGGACTTCCCCGGCCGGAATCTCGGCCACCTCGTCCACGTCTTCCAGGGGCTCGACCCGTACCTTGAGCGGCTCGCCGTCGCTCGGGACGTCCACGGTCACAGCCCCCGCCGGGGGCTCGCTCAGACGCGGTTCGACGCGCTGCGCCGGCCCCGCGAGCGCATCGGCCGCGGGTGCCGCCGGGGCGGCGGCCGGGGTCTCGCCCCCCAGGAGCACGTCCGCGTGCCGCGATTTCATCACCTGATCCGCCAGTTTCCTGGCCTTTCTGTCCTGCCACACGTTGTAGCCGAAGACGCCGGCCACCGCCGCCGCCCCCAGCCCGATCAAACCCATTTGAAGCTCGGTCATTACGCCGCATCCCTCATCTTCAAGGCTTCCTGTATATCCACTTCCACCACGCGGGAAACGCCGGATTCCTGCATGGTGACGCCGACCAGTTGCTCGGCCATCTCCATGGCGATTTTATTATGGGAGATGAATAGAAACTGGGTCTGGCCCGACATTTTCCTGACCATGGTGCAGAAACGCTCGGTATTGCTGTCGTCCAGAGGGGCATCCACCTCGTCCAGCAGGCAGAAGGGCGCCGGATTGAGCTGGAACATGGAAAACACCAGAGCAATGGCAGTGAGCGCCTTTTCGCCCCCGGACAACAGGTGGATGGTGGAATTTTTCTTGCCGGGGGGC
It includes:
- a CDS encoding class I SAM-dependent methyltransferase, with amino-acid sequence MSGATVTDFLAYWESEGEGYVRRGDYEWMASLVPGRRVLEVGCGVGFGTVALARRGLQVLAVDSLPECLERARDKLPPEAAVRLLVGDVVAPDAALQAALGEFAPDTVVCWLMGAPAETTGALPSDAGQAVAAYRERVHRAVAELAAASPSIQSLHFVDRTAIPWQAKDIGRDTLVRYHLGKTLADLPFTAERQNARYRKLEGNVVDLAEIRRSHPALKSVVPTLASLLATRCA
- the ligA gene encoding NAD-dependent DNA ligase LigA, encoding MLGMASVAQAERASALRRELERYAHAYYVLDAPLVPDAEYDRLYGELEALEAAFPELAVADSPTRRVGGKPLAAFAPVVHAVPMLSIQTETDTEARGAYQFDARVRRELGLGEGDPPLDYSAELKFDGLAVSLRYENGVLVQGATRGDGTTGEDVTQNLRTLRQIPLRLAGRAPALLEVRGEVYMRRDDLERYNQGAAQRGEKTLVNPRNGAAGSVRQLDPAVAASRPLSFFAYGLGAVSGWSLPATHGALLDALAAFGLPVCAHRAVARGPQELAAFHAAMGRLRPDLPFDIDGVVYKVDRLDLQEVLGFRSREPRWAVAHKYPPEEALTRVTGIDVQVGRTGALTPVARLEPVFVGGVTVTNATLHNEDEIARKGGVGVGDTVVVRRAGDVIPEVVAVLAERRPPGVQPFSMPAACPVCGAHVVREAGEAVARCSGGFACRAQRVQAILHFAGRRMMDIDGLGERYVERLVEFDFIRGIADLYHLDLDDLLAMKRLADERDGGGGAEASRGGPVATRWAENLLAAIAASKAPRLARLLFALGIRHVGESTAKTLADWLGSLDRVRRAPAPLLAALPDIGATVAAAIADFFAEARNTEALDALLAAGVTPVDEHAPVAGLRERLGWAELYAALDIPRLTPLRARQLAERVPRGEDLAALGGEGVAALDLPPEVAGELRLWLDDPVQRDLLPRLAALRQELLALLPDADAAAGVLAGKTLVLTGTLPTLTRDQARDRIEAAGGKVAGSVSRKTDHVVAGEEAGSKLDKARELGIPVITETELLAMLGASH
- a CDS encoding hypoxanthine-guanine phosphoribosyltransferase; translation: MERHEAQDILAAADLIHGPEVVREAVTRVAGEVQAALADKYPLILCVMTGGLMFAGQMLPQLDFPLDFDYLHVTRYGPDTQGGKLSWRVAPWTSVKGRTVLVVDDILDEGVTLAAVKDSLRGQGAAEVLTAVFVDKQNGHAKPVQADFVGLPVPDRFVFGFGMDVRGAWRHLPAIYAVKGE
- the galU gene encoding UTP--glucose-1-phosphate uridylyltransferase GalU, with the translated sequence MKKVRKAVFPVAGLGTRFLPATKASPKEMLPIVDKPLIQYAVEEAVAAGVTDMIFVTGRSKRAIEDHFDKAYELETELASRGKNEMLDFVRRMIPRDINCIYIRQAEPLGLGHAVLCARPVIGDEPFAVLLADDLLDGEPPVLRQMTDTYDYYRCSVIGVQDVPLAETGSYGIVKAAPVAERLERIEAIVEKPKPEVAPSTLGVVGRYILTPRIFHHLERIGKGSGGEIQLTDGIAKLLEEEQVLAYRYAGTRYDCGSKLGYLQATVVFGQRHPEVGEAFTAYLRGREGA
- a CDS encoding cell division protein ZipA C-terminal FtsZ-binding domain-containing protein, yielding MTELQMGLIGLGAAAVAGVFGYNVWQDRKARKLADQVMKSRHADVLLGGETPAAAPAAPAADALAGPAQRVEPRLSEPPAGAVTVDVPSDGEPLKVRVEPLEDVDEVAEIPAGEVPLALLDPRLEFIVTLELVEAVPAHQIVASQGAALERIAKAVHWIGFNERSREWERIVPDGGLSYRRLRIGLQMADRRGPVRDGDLAVFTGAMQALADDLMAVADMPPSRVLVQAAELDRFCAEVDLEIGVNLVAQGAPFSGTKIRALAEAAGMTLGEDGLFTRYDDEGRVQFRLQNLESTLFSPEEIRSLSTHGLTFVLDVPRVDHGERVFYQMVELARRFAETLHGIVVDDNRQPLSEAQIDHIRREFVAKPQAAMAAYGLPAGGSQALRLFS
- a CDS encoding type 1 glutamine amidotransferase, translated to MTPGDGRPLRIGLSARLMHEPPRELNFPGKTLQYLEQSIAHWVMAHGALAFMVPTIEAGGGVQRRSISVSSYVQELDALILQGGADMAPESYGMAPLRADWHGDRVRDRYEIELFWEFVIQGKPVLGICRGHQLINVALGGTLVQDIATQRPQAARHVEPVLYDAHQHEVVLIPDTRLAEIYPGRFHGRVISIHHQAIDRLGNDLLVEAQSGDGIIEAIRWKGAGYVAGFQWHPEFHRDSPDLLDSGPIMLDFLAAARQARARGG
- a CDS encoding cation:proton antiporter, translated to MSFDLATLLSLLPGWPFRLDNSFWVALLLVVAPLAGEAVFRYLRWPRIVGYTLVGLFASAASFDTSGLRLSGVFHRAMEVALAVLLFELGSRINPRWLLANPWLVATSLAEAGLTFVAVYAVGASLGLGVGSSVAVATVCMVSSPAVIMRVTAELNARGQVTERLLLLSALSTVYAVVTIHILLGVLQGMKTGDPWDAAQLPLATFATSFVLALVLAFAVGLAQRKLDLRDENGALLLLGLLFLTLALVHLLGASPLLVPLLAGIVLRTRDARPRLWPRHFGTAGGALVVLLFVVNGMAVDWRLIAAGGVAALVLLVLRAGAKIGAAVLLGRRSGLSLRQSAALGVALLPMSGVAFLLTASLHAAFPEFGTRVASALAGAITVMEIVGPLLTQWALKACREATFNGTGGQHA
- a CDS encoding glutamate--cysteine ligase, which translates into the protein MLEPFAPSRCLTLGVELELQLVSTYDYDLVPAAHDLLRVLEQQKFAGDVKLEITDSMIEVATGICRNHAEALEQLTGLRDGLLRGARQLDIGLCGGGAHPFQHWSERRISEGARYKHLNDLYGYLAKQFTVFGQHVHIGCPGPDEALLLLHGLSRFMPHLIALSASSPYVQDADTGFDSARLNSIFAFPLAGRAPFTLTWAEFQEYFGKMARTGVVESMKDFYWDIRPKPEFGTIEVRVMDTPLSITRAAQLAALIQTLARWLMIEKPFRPVEDDYLVYTFNRFQACRFGLDGVWVDPASGEQLSLGDEAARLIARIGHHAVELGCDAAIAELASDARARRNDARWLRERHAADPLLPELVRQQCLRWAGSL
- a CDS encoding S-methyl-5'-thioinosine phosphorylase, translating into MLAIIGGSGLTTLSSLDVSHREVVRTPYGEPSGALVFGRIGGQPALFLPRHGYGHTIPPHNVNYRANLWALKEQGAKGVISVASVGGIRADLGPGDIVLPHQILDYTWGRKATFFDGVGSPVTHVDFTEPYDEILRLGIAAAAAAVGVEIKDGAVYAATQGPRLETAAEIDRLERDGAHVVGMTGMPEAVLARELGLPYAAINVVANHAAGRGSSAHGIHFESLEHVLQEAMGRVRSVIERLVGNPEAVLPLGMSV